The following coding sequences are from one Haliotis asinina isolate JCU_RB_2024 chromosome 3, JCU_Hal_asi_v2, whole genome shotgun sequence window:
- the LOC137277557 gene encoding vitelline envelope sperm lysin receptor-like, translating into MARYLLLVLAFATVPGGNNGQNAVFPKGYIMEVQPSCGKSISDSPSISVVTDLKAQARAVCGNGVFYFNNANKAKLTLPVSFKGKNSGLCEFVKRAGTPVYVVKVIVVFGEKGRMLALKDQEVTVTCTYDAKKTKQSGTHKVHGALIAPPELQKNQGKLSTTSVLTLELTDILGNNITGQSIDLGRKVQLKATTNGGSKEKGLHPVSCDAVGTTSKKRYAILRGGCGDGIVFNKSAGFIVDGLTARSPYFASFHLGDDLEFSFDCNFTLCVKKCDGSSCASDRRRRESNHASSDNYIQVASASTIFGPAHVDFGDVEREVDNVENDNYANRYVETEE; encoded by the exons ATGGCACGTTATCTGCTGCTGGTCCTTGCGTTCGCT ACTGTCCCGGGTGGTAATAATGGCCAAAACGCCGTCTTTCCAAAAGGATACATCATGGAAG TCCAGCCGAGCTGTGGAAAAAGCATCTCCGATAGTCCCTCCATCTCTGTCGTTACCGACCTGAAGGCCCAGGCACGAGCCGTGTGTGGCAACGGGGTCTTCTACTTCAACAACGCCAACAAGGCTAAACTCACCCTCCCGGTGTCCTTCAAGGGAAAGAATTCTGGCTTGTGCGAGTTTGTG AAACGTGCCGGAACCCCGGTGTACGTTGTCAAGGTGATAGTTGTATTTGGAGAAAAGGGACGCATGCTGGCACTGAAAGACCAAGAAGTCACCGTCACATGCACGTACGACGCCAAGAAAACCAAGCAAAGCGGAACCCATAAAGTCCACGGCGC GCTGATTGCTCCTCCCGAACTACAGAAAAACCAGGGCAAGCTGAGCACCACCTCCGTACTGACACTCGAGCTGACCGACATCCTTGGCAACAACATCACGGGGCAAAGTATTGACCTCGGGAGGAAGGTTCAACTAAAGGCAACGACTAACG GTGGTTCAAAAGAGAAAGGTCTGCATCCCGTGTCGTGCGACGCTGTAGGGACTACGAGCAAAAAGAGATACGCCATTCTTAGGGGAGG GTGCGGTGACGGCATTGTCTTCAACAAGAGCGCTGGGTTCATCGTGGACGGCCTCACTGCCCGCAGCCCCTACTTTGCCTCCTTTCATCTCGGTGATGACCTCGAATTCAGTTTCGACTGTAACTTCACACTGTGTGTGAAGAAATGTGATGGG AGTTCGTGCGCCAGCGATAGAAGGCGGCGTGAGTCTAACCATG CCAGTTCAGACAACTACATCCAGGTGGCGTCGGCCTCCACCATCTTCGGACCTGCTCATGTGGACTTTGGCGATGTGGAACGCGAAGTTGATAACGTTGAAAACGACAATTACGCGAATCGCTATGTTGAGACTGAAGAATAA